The DNA segment TCGAGCAGCCGGTCGAAGAAAGGGAAGAGGTGCCGGGCGAATCTTCGGGCACGGTGCCCGAGACCACCTCGGGCGACCAGCCGGCCGCCGCCACGCCCATCCCCGTGCAGCCAAGCGTGAAGTCGGCCGATATCGCGATCGGCGGCACGGCCGGCAACCTCCAGCCCGGCGCAGGCTTCGGCCAAGGGAGCATCATGCAACGCCCGGCGTTCAGGTCGGGTGAATCCGGAGCCGGTGCTATCCAGCGGCAGGAGGCACAGGTCGCGGCTGTCGAAAGCCCGGAGGTCACCGCACCCTTGCCGAGTTATCCCTGGCCCCCCGAGGACCCGTCCTCGTTGGCACGCCTCGACGCGATCCACGACTTCTCGAACGGTGGCCGGGCGTCGCTGTACGACGTCGCGGAGACGCTGCGTGATGCGCTGCTGCGCGCCGGGTATCCGGAACTCGGCTACTACCAGGCGCCCGGTGGCTTTGCGATCGTGACCCGGCTCGAAGGGATCGACACGGAAGGCCGACCGCTCGGCCCCGATCGTCGTTACCGGCTGCCCGACGATGCGGTCGACTTCAGTTTCACCGACTACATACGGGGGCTGTTTTTCGCACCGGACGGCTACTACCGGCTGATCGTATTCGTCGTGACCGACCAGGCCTACACGACGCGTGACCAGCCACTCGACGAAAACGTCGCACTCGCGAGACTGCGGCGCGGCGCGGTTGCGCTGCCACCTGCGTACCACGACAAGCCGTTCACCGCGCAGCACCGGGTCGACGCGTTGATCTATGAGTTCCATACCGCCGCACACCAAGTGGAGACGCTGCGCCCGGGACGCCTGCTACCGACCACCCATATCGAGCGAACCGGGCTTTTGTCACGGCTGGGTGACTGAACGATGAAGATCTTCATCAGCTATCGGCGCAGCGATAGCCAGGATGTCGCTGCACGCCTGGCCGATCGCCTGATCGACACCTCCGGCATTCGCGATGTGTTCATCGACGTCGAGGACATCGAAGCGGGCGCCGATTTCGAACAGGCGATCGACAGTGCAGTCACGCAGAGCGATGCCTGCCTGATCCTGATCGGCAGCGACTGGGTCGGGGTCGACCCGGACACCGGTGAACCGCGCATCCACCAGGCAGAGGACTTCGTGCGCCGCGAAGTCCGTTCCGCGCTGCGGCACTGCGGCCGCGTGATCCCGCTGCTGCTGAACGGTGCGCCGATGCCGGACCCCGACAGCCTGCCCGAAGACATCCGCCCGCTGTGCAGCAAACAGGCGGTCGCGCTGCGCCACGTCTCCTTCAATCAGGACCTGAGTGTGCTGGTCGACGCGTTGTTCGAGCGCCGGCCGGGCGGATCCCTGCGTCGCTGGTTGCGCCGCAACCCGTTGCTCGGGGTCGTGTTCAAGGCATTGGGCGGTATGCTGAGCGCTGCGGCTTTGCTGATTGCGGTCGGTGCACTGCACTCTGCGATCACCGAAGGGCGGGCCCTGGAGGAGACGCTGGGGAGCCGCGGGCTGGTCTGGCTGGTGATCCTCACGACGCTCGGCATCGGCGCACTGTTGCCGTTCTGGATACGCCGTTGGCGACATTGACCGGCGGCAGTCTGGTCGACCCACGCACAAAACGCGGTTCGGAGAGAGATGCGATGCAACCCTGTCGTGTATGCCAACACCGGGTCAGTGAGGACGCGATCGCCTGCCCGGCATGCGGTGCACCCTACCCGGCGAAGGCGGAATGGACCGGCTGGGGGTACGAGTACAAGACCAAGACGCGGCTGCTCGGCTTGCCGTTGTTGCACGTCTCTTTCAAGTACCGCCCGAATCGCACCCCGGTGGTCGCTGCCGGCGTCATCGCCATCGGTCAGTTCGGCGCCGGCATCATCAACATCTCGCAGTTCGGCATCGGGGTCGTGAGCCTCAGCCAGTTCACTATTGCCGGCTTTGCGGTGGCCCAGTTTGCGCTCGCCTATTCGTGCATCGCGCAGTTCGGGATCTACATCGACCGGGGATTCGGCCAGTTCGTACGCCAGGCAACGACACTGTGGGCGGGCCTCTGACGATCGACCCACCGACCCCTTTGGAACCGTCGACCACGGGGCAGCCGCCCCGCGGTCGGACCGCCCGTCAGCTATCGATTACCGCGCGAGCGACGGACCCTGACCTCGACCTGTGCGGTGGATGTCAGTCCCTGCGCATCGGTCACACTCAACACCGCGATGTATCGACCAGCTTCGGTGTAGACATAGCTGGGGTCGGCCTCGCCCGATGACCCGACGCCATCTCCGAAGTCCCACGCATAGCTCAACGCGTCGCCTTCGGGGTCGTACGATCCTGCGGCAGTGAAATTCACGCTCAATGGGGCCCTGCCGACGGTGATATCTGCAGCGGCCACCGCAACCGGCGGCGCGTTGGTCACCGGCGGCGGCGTACCCGCAGCGGTCAGCAGGAACCCGTGGACCTGGCCGTTGAGCAGCCCGGTGCCAACCACGTCCCCGGCATCGTTGATCGCCGTCGCGGCAGTCAGGATCCAACCGGAGTCCGCGGTGACGCGGTCGTTGAGGTCGGTCATCTGGCCGTCTTCCCAGAGGAACGCATGGTACTGGGTCGGGTCGGAGAGGCTGGTGAGCTGGGTGACCAGCCAGGAGGTCCCGACCACCTGGTTGGAATCGTTGATATCGGCCGCGCTGCTGGTCAATCCACCGTTCAGGGTACCGAGGTCGTGCAACGTATCGGCGTGGTAGTCGTAGAGATAGGCATGGGCGTATTCGCCGGTCGTCGAACTGCTTCCGGTCGCGCCCACGATCATCTCCAGGTTATTGATCGCCTTCGCGTAGCCACCATAGGGAATCGGCAGATAGCTGACCGCGTCGAACGCCGGCGTGGTGAGGATCGACGACGACCCGACCAGCCCGTAACGGCGGCGGCTACCGACCGCAAACCCGCCGTCGTTGATGTCGTCCAATACGTACAGGTCGGCATAGACGCCCTGGCGCGTGCCACGCGAATACACCGTGGCCACGTTGAGGTTGTACCACTTGTTGGGCCGGTAGACCGCGGGGTCGAGCGGTAGCGGCGATGGCCGGTACGGGTTCGCCAGTTCCTTGTTGCCCGAGATCTCGCCCGACTCGTTGATGCCGAAACCACCGTAGCCGTCCCATTCGACGACCGCGCCGTCCAGACGGAAGGCGCCCGTCAGCGTATTGCCGGTGATCTGGTCGATCTCATTCACCGCGTTGGCGACGGTTGTCCCTGCAATGTCCTGCAGACCGTCTGCGGCCGTCCAACGCACCCCGACGTTGCCCGCGTCCGTCTTGCGCGAGCCGACAACGGTCCCCTGGTTGCTGATATCGGTGGGTGACACGTCGACACCGAGGTCGATGAGCTGATAGTCCTGCGCGGCCACTTCGACGCCGCTCAGCAGACCGACGAGTGCGATCATCGCGGCCGGTAGGGACCGGATACCTGGTGTCGGCCTAAAAGACATTTCCTTGGTCACAACTGTTTCCTCTGCAGTGAATGCTCCGGGCAGAAAGCGTTTCTATCGATCGTCGCCGGCATGCAGCGCCCGGATCATCGACAAACGGCGACAGTTCGGCATCGCGGCGGGCGTCCGCGAGCGTCACCCCAAGGTGGGACGAGACTCCGGAGTGGGATGCCGCAACGCCGGTCGCACGGTGCGGCAGGCGGCTTAAAGGGCGCTTAACGCGAGGTCGCGTCCAGGACCGGTCCAAGAATGATCAGCGATACGCCAATTCATCCAATCTTCAACAACTTAGGGGGCACAGCCGAGGACCCGTCCGGGTGCAGACCCAGGCCGGGCGACGGCGCATTTTTGTGATGGCGTGCACATCCCGACGCTCAGGCCACCGACACCGCGTGCAGGGCGCAAGCGGTTGTCGGCTGCGGCGCACAACGAGGGGTGCCTACTGCGCGACGCGCAACGTGTCGGGCACCATTGCGTGGGCGGCCCGCCAAGGTGCGCGACACGGATCGATCGACCCGGACGGGGGCGAATCATCGACTTGCGGACCGGCCGCTATTCCCCGGCGCCTTTGCACTTGCCCGCCTGGCATTTGCGGACCGGGCTCTTGCCGGCCTGGCATTTGTTGGAGCCACACTTTTTTCCGGGCTTGGGTTTGTCGCCGCCGCATTTGCCCTCCCCGCACTTGGTCGTGCCGCCTATCGTGGGGTTCCTGTAGCCTTCGCATTTCTTTTCTCCGCCCGGCAGTCGATCACCGGCCGCAGTCATCGATAGCTCGGGGCTGATCTGTTGGATACTGAACGGGTTGTCACCGGCGTTTGCGCCCCCGGCCAGTACAGAACCGAACCACATAAAGGCGGAAACAAACACAGCTCCACCGTAGTAACGCTTGCCTCGCATCTCCCAAACACCTCCCTTCCTGGTTCATCGGCCTCTATAACCATACAACAGATAATGGTATTCGCCTCGGCACCCTTGACGTGGCCAGCGCTTCGCCGCACGACACCCCGCACGCGACCGTCACAAATATTTCAATTGCCATATATATGGCGTGACGTATATTCCGCCCGATGCAACCCGAGAGCCTGTTCGCCAGCCTCGCCAACGCGACCCGTCTGCGCTGCATCATCCTGCTCTGCAACCAGGGCGAGCTGTGCGTGTGCGAACTGACCCATGCCCTGGGTGTGTCGCAACCGCAGGTCTCGCGCCACCTCGCGCAATTGCGCGAACAGGGGCTGGTGACCGATCGCCGCGCGGGTCACTGGGTCTACTACCGCGTGAACCCGGTGCTCCCGGCGTGGGCGGGCGCGGTGCTCGACGAACTGTGTACCGGCCTGTCCGACCAGGATCCGTTCGCCGCCGACCGCCGCCTGTTGCACGCGATGCCCGACCGGCCGGAAGCGCCGCGCTGCGCCTGACCAGCAGAGCCAACAGCCATCCATTTACGGGAACTGCCCACTATGACGATTCGTATTGGTATCAACGGTTTCGGTCGCATGGGGCGGCTCGGCCTGCGTGCGGGCTGGGGCAGGGAGCGGCTCGGGTTCACGCGCATCAACGAGATCGCGACCGACGCCCGCGGCTCGGCGCACCTGCTGCAGTTCGATTCGGTGCACGGCACCTGGCCGGTGCCCTGCGCGGCGGACGAGAATGCCGTGACAGTCGACGGCCAGCGGATCGCATACAGCTGCCATGCGGCGATCGACGATGCCGACTGGTCGGGCTGCGACATCGTGATCGAGGCGACCGGGCGGCATCACAAACGACCCGATACCCTGCAGGCCTACTTCGACCAGGGCGTGAAGAAGGTCGTCGTCGCGGCGCCCACCGAGGGCGCCTTGAACATCGTGTACGGCATCAATCACGCCGACTACGACCCGGCGCGCGATCACCTGGTCACCGCGGCCTCGTGCACGACGAACTGCCTGGCCCCGGTGGTCAAGGTGATGCACGAGCAGATCGGCATCGTGCACGGCTGCATGACGACCATCCACGACATCACCAACACCCAGACGATCGTCGACAAGGGACACAAGGACCTGCGCCGGGCGCGCGCCTGTGGCCAGTCGCTGATCCCGACCACGACCGGCTCCGCGCGCGCGATCACCAGGATCTTCCCGGAACTCGCCGGTCGGCTGAACGGCCATGCGGTGCGCGTACCCCTGCTGAACGCCTCGCTGACGGATTTCGTGTTCGAGGCCGCGCGCGCGGTGAGTGCCGACGAGGTGAATGCACTGTTGCGCGCCGCGGCCGCGGGCGAGCTCGCCGGCATCCTCGGTTACGAGGAGCGGCCGCTGGTCTCGGTCGACTATGTCAACGACCCGCGATCGGCGATCATCGATGCGCCGTCGACGCTGGTGATCGACGGCACCCAGGTCAAGATCTATGCGTGGTACGACAACGAATGGGGCTATGTGAACCGGATGATGGACATCGTCGGCCTGGTCGCGGAGGGGCTGTGAACCCGCGGCCGCATCCGGACCCGCGACCACGACACGTGGCACCGCAACGATGAGCGACGGCCTGCGTCACTACCTGGTCGTGACCGCCGGCTACTGGGCCTTCACGGTCACCGACGGCGCGATCCGCATGCTGGTCGTGTTGTATTTCCACCTGCTCGGCTACTCGCCGTTCGAGGTGGCGATGCTGTTCCTGTTTTACGAGTTCTTCGGCATCGTCACCAACCTGGTCGGCGGTTGGCTGGGTGCGCGCATCGGCCTGAACCTGACGATGCATATCGGCATGGCCTTGCAGGTGGTCGCGCTCGGCATGCTCACGGTGCCCGATGCCTGGCTCACGGTCGCATACGTGATGGCCGCACAGGCACTCTCCGGGATCGCCAAGGACCTGAACAAGATGTCGGCCAAGGCCAGCGTCAAGACCCTGGCCGGCGATGGCGGCGATTCGCGGCTGTTCCGCTGGGTCGCGTGGTTGACCGGTTCGAAGAACGCCCTCAAGGGTGCCGGCTTCTTCATCGGTGCGGCGCTGCTCGAGTGGCTCGGTTTTCGCGGCGCCCTGTATGTGCTCGCCGGCATGTTGCTGGTCGTGTTGCTGGTGACCCTGGTGCTGCTGCCATCCGGCGTCGGTCGGATGGCATCCAAGCCGAAGTTCACCCAGGTGTTCGCCAACCGACCCGAGATCAACTGGCTGTCCGCGGCGCGGCTGTTCCTGTTCGGCTCGCGCGACGTCTGGTTCGTCGTGGGCCTGCCGGTGTTCCTGTACGAGGTGCTGGGCTGGAGCTTCATGCAGGTCGGCGGTTTTCTCGCGCTGTGGGTGATCGGTTACGGCGTCGTGCAGGCCGCGGCCCCGCGCCTGATCCGGCGCAGCCACCACGGTCGGGGGCCGGGCGGCGGTTCGGCACGGTTGTGGGCCTTCGTGCTCGCGCTGGTCCCGGCGGGGATCGCAACCGCGCTGCAACAGGGCTGGGACGCGGCGCCGGTGCTGGTGGTCGGACTGGTCGTGTTCGGCGTGGTGTTCGCGATCAATTCGGCGATCCACTCGTACCTGATCCTGGCCTATTCGGACTTCGACAAAGTGTCGATGAACGTCGGCTTCTACTACATGGCGAACGCCGCCGGACGACTGGCCGGCACCGTGCTGTCCGGCTGGGTCTACCAGACACGCGGCCTCGAGGGCTGCCTGTGGTGGTCGATGCTGTTCGTCTGCGCGGCCGGACTGCTTTCCTACCGCCTGCCCGAGCCACGACGCGCCGCGTCGCCCGCCGACTGAGCGGCCGGCTTCAGATACGTTGCAGGATGTCGCGGTAGCGCGCCTCCAGCGTGTAGTGCGCAATGAAATCATGCCGTGCCTGTGCGCCGATCCGTGCCAGGCGGTCCGGCGCCAACCCCTCGATCGCCGCGACCCAGGACCCGACACGGGTGGGGTCGTCGACCAGCACCGCATTGTCCGGATTCAGGATCTCGCGCAGTTCCGGGTAGTCCGATGCCAGTACCGGCCGGCCAAGCGCCATGTAGTTGAACAGCTTCAGCGGCGAGGTATAGGGCTCCGCACCCGGATTCGCCGGGTTCGGCTGGTTCGGCAGCAGGCACAGGTCGAGCGCCGCGATATAGCGCAACAGCACCGCCTGCGGCACATAGCCGTGCAGGTGCAGGTTCGGCAGGCGGTGCTGCGCCCGCCAGGTCGCGAGCTGTTCCTCGCTGCCGCCCATCAGGTGGAAATCATGACCGGGCAGCGCCTTTGCGAGCTGCACCGCGATCATTGCACCCTTGTGTTCGTCGAGCCCACCGGCATAACCGATCTGCCAGCCCGAGGTCGCCCGCGGCAGCGGCTGCGGTTCGGTCGTCGCCGGCGGCGCCGCGGCACCGGTCGGGGCGTGCAGCACGTTGTGTTCACCGATACCCGGCAGGCCGAGCATGACGAAGTGGCGGCGCATGGCGTCGGTCAGGGTCACAAAGGCGCGGAAATGGCGCAGCCGGGCGAGCGCGATCAGGCGTTTCGCCTTGCTGGACCGGCGACCGCGAACCGGGCTGTGCAGTTCGACGACGGTATCGAAACCGAGCCGGCAGGTCAGCAGGCAGGCGCGGAGGTAGCGTCCGTAGACCAGGTCCGGCCGCCAGCGCAGCGCGAAACCCGCGACCGCCAGCGAGAACAGGGTGCGCCCGCCGAAGCGCCGCGGCGTCGGCAGCCAGCGGATCTCGAAGCTGCGCGGCACATCGTAGAACGCGAACACATCGTCGACTCCGGGTTCGACCTCGTCGGCATGCGCCTCTGTCAGCAACAGCACGACCTGGTGGCCGAGCGCCGCGAGCGCGGCACACGACTTGACGATGTTGACGCTGCGCGCGACCCGGGACGGGACCGGTGCCGACGCGACATAGGCGATCTTCATCCGCCCGCTACCGCGTCGCCGCCCGACGGCGGATCGAACTGGTAACCGAGCAGGCGGATATCCGGCTCGAAGTGCTGCGCGACCAGCTCGGCCAGCGGGTCGCTGTAATAGCTGCGGTAGTCCTTCCTGCGGTCGGTCGCCTGGCGCTTGTGCGGCAGCCTGCGCGGCGCGATGCCGATGCGACGGCAGGCCTCGGCGAAATCGTCGTGCAGGGTCTCGTAGCGGCCGATGAAGTCGACCAGCAGCTGGCCGTGGAGATCGACCGCATAGTCGGACTGCAGCTCGATCGAGGTGTCGACGTGGTACTGGTAGGGACGTTCCGGGTCGAGCTTCCAGCGCATGAACTCGTCGAAGGTCTCGATGTGCGTCATCAGGTGCGGACGCTCGCGACGGATATGGTGGAAGGAACTGACCTGCAGGTCCCAGGGATTGCGCACGAACACGAACTTGAACAGCTGCGCGAACAGCTCGTGCGGCAGCATCTCCTTCGCCGCGACGATCTTCGCGTGGCGCGGAAACT comes from the Chromatiaceae bacterium genome and includes:
- a CDS encoding zinc ribbon domain-containing protein, with translation MQPCRVCQHRVSEDAIACPACGAPYPAKAEWTGWGYEYKTKTRLLGLPLLHVSFKYRPNRTPVVAAGVIAIGQFGAGIINISQFGIGVVSLSQFTIAGFAVAQFALAYSCIAQFGIYIDRGFGQFVRQATTLWAGL
- a CDS encoding ArsJ-associated glyceraldehyde-3-phosphate dehydrogenase, translating into MTIRIGINGFGRMGRLGLRAGWGRERLGFTRINEIATDARGSAHLLQFDSVHGTWPVPCAADENAVTVDGQRIAYSCHAAIDDADWSGCDIVIEATGRHHKRPDTLQAYFDQGVKKVVVAAPTEGALNIVYGINHADYDPARDHLVTAASCTTNCLAPVVKVMHEQIGIVHGCMTTIHDITNTQTIVDKGHKDLRRARACGQSLIPTTTGSARAITRIFPELAGRLNGHAVRVPLLNASLTDFVFEAARAVSADEVNALLRAAAAGELAGILGYEERPLVSVDYVNDPRSAIIDAPSTLVIDGTQVKIYAWYDNEWGYVNRMMDIVGLVAEGL
- a CDS encoding metalloregulator ArsR/SmtB family transcription factor, which encodes MQPESLFASLANATRLRCIILLCNQGELCVCELTHALGVSQPQVSRHLAQLREQGLVTDRRAGHWVYYRVNPVLPAWAGAVLDELCTGLSDQDPFAADRRLLHAMPDRPEAPRCA
- a CDS encoding toll/interleukin-1 receptor domain-containing protein, which translates into the protein MKIFISYRRSDSQDVAARLADRLIDTSGIRDVFIDVEDIEAGADFEQAIDSAVTQSDACLILIGSDWVGVDPDTGEPRIHQAEDFVRREVRSALRHCGRVIPLLLNGAPMPDPDSLPEDIRPLCSKQAVALRHVSFNQDLSVLVDALFERRPGGSLRRWLRRNPLLGVVFKALGGMLSAAALLIAVGALHSAITEGRALEETLGSRGLVWLVILTTLGIGALLPFWIRRWRH
- a CDS encoding DUF3466 family protein — its product is MTKEMSFRPTPGIRSLPAAMIALVGLLSGVEVAAQDYQLIDLGVDVSPTDISNQGTVVGSRKTDAGNVGVRWTAADGLQDIAGTTVANAVNEIDQITGNTLTGAFRLDGAVVEWDGYGGFGINESGEISGNKELANPYRPSPLPLDPAVYRPNKWYNLNVATVYSRGTRQGVYADLYVLDDINDGGFAVGSRRRYGLVGSSSILTTPAFDAVSYLPIPYGGYAKAINNLEMIVGATGSSSTTGEYAHAYLYDYHADTLHDLGTLNGGLTSSAADINDSNQVVGTSWLVTQLTSLSDPTQYHAFLWEDGQMTDLNDRVTADSGWILTAATAINDAGDVVGTGLLNGQVHGFLLTAAGTPPPVTNAPPVAVAAADITVGRAPLSVNFTAAGSYDPEGDALSYAWDFGDGVGSSGEADPSYVYTEAGRYIAVLSVTDAQGLTSTAQVEVRVRRSRGNR
- the arsJ gene encoding organoarsenical effux MFS transporter ArsJ, producing the protein MSDGLRHYLVVTAGYWAFTVTDGAIRMLVVLYFHLLGYSPFEVAMLFLFYEFFGIVTNLVGGWLGARIGLNLTMHIGMALQVVALGMLTVPDAWLTVAYVMAAQALSGIAKDLNKMSAKASVKTLAGDGGDSRLFRWVAWLTGSKNALKGAGFFIGAALLEWLGFRGALYVLAGMLLVVLLVTLVLLPSGVGRMASKPKFTQVFANRPEINWLSAARLFLFGSRDVWFVVGLPVFLYEVLGWSFMQVGGFLALWVIGYGVVQAAAPRLIRRSHHGRGPGGGSARLWAFVLALVPAGIATALQQGWDAAPVLVVGLVVFGVVFAINSAIHSYLILAYSDFDKVSMNVGFYYMANAAGRLAGTVLSGWVYQTRGLEGCLWWSMLFVCAAGLLSYRLPEPRRAASPAD
- a CDS encoding glycosyltransferase, with protein sequence MKIAYVASAPVPSRVARSVNIVKSCAALAALGHQVVLLLTEAHADEVEPGVDDVFAFYDVPRSFEIRWLPTPRRFGGRTLFSLAVAGFALRWRPDLVYGRYLRACLLTCRLGFDTVVELHSPVRGRRSSKAKRLIALARLRHFRAFVTLTDAMRRHFVMLGLPGIGEHNVLHAPTGAAAPPATTEPQPLPRATSGWQIGYAGGLDEHKGAMIAVQLAKALPGHDFHLMGGSEEQLATWRAQHRLPNLHLHGYVPQAVLLRYIAALDLCLLPNQPNPANPGAEPYTSPLKLFNYMALGRPVLASDYPELREILNPDNAVLVDDPTRVGSWVAAIEGLAPDRLARIGAQARHDFIAHYTLEARYRDILQRI
- a CDS encoding sulfotransferase family 2 domain-containing protein → MLLSLRYNFLFVHTAKTGGTSVRDALQPLRYRDPHYPVQWLCSRLSGLSGHRLGIKFPRHAKIVAAKEMLPHELFAQLFKFVFVRNPWDLQVSSFHHIRRERPHLMTHIETFDEFMRWKLDPERPYQYHVDTSIELQSDYAVDLHGQLLVDFIGRYETLHDDFAEACRRIGIAPRRLPHKRQATDRRKDYRSYYSDPLAELVAQHFEPDIRLLGYQFDPPSGGDAVAGG